The following proteins are encoded in a genomic region of Bacillus spongiae:
- a CDS encoding 3-hydroxyacyl-CoA dehydrogenase yields the protein MIESIVVIGSGVMGRGIAYVAAVKGFQTTVVDVNEEVLTAAEANLTALFQKGVQRGKLSIEEKVQSWDRLSFSTHIEEAVQDADFIIEAVPEKVSIKQRVFETIDKFAKESCFFATNTSTMSPTEIASFTNRPSKVIAMHFFNPVHKMPLVEIIKGLETSNETTEVTKEVAQQMGKETVVVNEFPGFVTSRISALVGNEAFYMLQEGLGSPEEIDKAIKLGLNYPMGPFELGDLVGLDTRLNNLRYLHEKLGEKYRPAPLLEQYVKAGRLGRKTGKGVYDYSAEVNV from the coding sequence GTGATTGAATCGATTGTTGTCATTGGTTCAGGAGTCATGGGAAGAGGGATTGCTTACGTTGCAGCGGTCAAAGGGTTTCAAACGACGGTAGTGGACGTCAATGAAGAGGTGTTAACAGCTGCAGAAGCTAATCTTACCGCTCTTTTTCAAAAAGGAGTGCAGCGAGGAAAACTATCCATTGAGGAAAAAGTTCAAAGCTGGGATCGGTTATCTTTTTCAACGCATATAGAAGAAGCTGTGCAAGATGCCGATTTTATTATAGAAGCTGTCCCAGAAAAAGTCTCAATTAAGCAAAGGGTCTTTGAAACGATAGATAAGTTTGCAAAGGAATCTTGTTTTTTTGCTACGAACACGTCTACTATGAGTCCAACTGAAATTGCTTCGTTTACAAATCGACCAAGTAAAGTGATTGCGATGCACTTTTTTAATCCTGTTCATAAAATGCCGCTTGTCGAAATTATTAAAGGGTTAGAGACAAGTAATGAAACGACGGAAGTGACGAAAGAGGTTGCTCAGCAAATGGGAAAAGAAACCGTCGTTGTGAATGAATTTCCTGGCTTCGTTACAAGTCGTATTAGTGCACTTGTCGGTAATGAGGCTTTCTATATGCTTCAAGAAGGGCTTGGTTCACCAGAAGAAATTGATAAAGCAATTAAGCTTGGCTTGAATTATCCAATGGGACCATTTGAACTGGGAGATCTTGTTGGTTTAGATACGCGCTTAAATAATTTACGTTACCTGCATGAAAAGCTAGGTGAGAAATATCGTCCTGCTCCTTTGCTAGAACAGTATGTTAAGGCGGGGAGACTTGGGAGAAAGACCGGGAAAGGTGTTTATGATTACTCGGCGGAGGTGAATGTATGA
- a CDS encoding ABC transporter permease, translating to MFTAVFGSFESGIIYAIMALGVYLTFRVLDFPDLTVDGSFVTGAAVAATLIINGNDPFFATVVAIVAGFIAGCLTGILHTYGKINPLLSGILMMIALYSINLRIMDTPNIPLFSQETAFTNVAGITEKLGIDGALNKMLTFFGLGNEDLPQTWAIILLMIIVTFFIKFVTDRFLQTEVGLALRATGDNQRMIRSLSANTNVLIILGLGISNSMVALSGALIAQYNGFADVGMGIGMIIIGLASVIIGEALFGTKTIVRTTFAVVFGAIIYRLVVSFALRVEFLEAGDLKIITATIVIIALIMPKVIEAFKERKRKAERQQHFLNKQVVDKKEGENGVTLK from the coding sequence GTGTTTACAGCGGTATTTGGTTCCTTCGAATCAGGGATTATTTATGCCATTATGGCGTTAGGGGTATATTTAACGTTTCGAGTACTTGATTTTCCAGATTTAACTGTAGATGGTAGTTTTGTGACGGGGGCAGCAGTCGCTGCTACCCTCATCATAAATGGGAATGATCCATTTTTTGCTACAGTGGTGGCAATTGTGGCTGGTTTTATTGCAGGCTGTTTGACCGGTATTCTGCATACTTATGGAAAAATTAATCCTCTACTATCTGGTATTTTAATGATGATTGCTCTTTATTCTATTAATCTAAGAATTATGGATACACCAAATATTCCTTTATTTAGTCAAGAAACCGCCTTTACGAATGTGGCGGGAATTACGGAGAAGCTTGGGATTGACGGAGCATTGAATAAGATGCTAACGTTTTTTGGATTAGGAAATGAAGATTTACCACAAACATGGGCCATTATATTACTAATGATAATCGTTACGTTTTTCATTAAATTTGTGACGGATCGTTTCTTGCAAACGGAAGTAGGGCTGGCGTTAAGGGCTACGGGAGATAATCAACGTATGATACGCAGTCTTTCTGCTAACACAAATGTTTTAATTATTTTAGGGCTTGGAATCTCTAATAGTATGGTTGCACTTTCCGGTGCATTGATTGCTCAATATAATGGCTTCGCTGATGTGGGAATGGGAATTGGGATGATCATTATCGGATTAGCATCGGTTATTATAGGTGAAGCATTATTCGGAACGAAAACGATTGTTAGAACGACATTTGCTGTCGTATTTGGAGCGATCATTTACCGATTAGTGGTTAGTTTTGCATTACGAGTTGAATTTCTGGAAGCAGGGGATTTGAAAATTATAACAGCAACGATTGTGATTATTGCTTTGATTATGCCAAAAGTAATCGAAGCCTTCAAAGAAAGAAAACGAAAAGCAGAAAGGCAGCAACATTTTCTCAATAAACAGGTGGTAGATAAGAAAGAGGGTGAGAATGGTGTTACACTTAAATAA
- a CDS encoding thioesterase family protein, translating to MKSGLEVGDTMLIKVRVTREMFAQFEGNIVHPVYSTVSMVYHMEWVSRQMILPYLEEDEEGMGAAVSMEHIAPCIEGSIIEIKATAEEVSNNKVLTKVETKNSTGLIGTGKVKQVILKKEKISRLISSTTV from the coding sequence ATGAAGTCAGGGTTAGAGGTAGGCGACACGATGTTAATCAAAGTTCGAGTTACCCGTGAGATGTTTGCCCAGTTTGAGGGAAACATTGTTCACCCCGTCTATTCGACAGTCTCAATGGTTTACCATATGGAATGGGTTTCACGCCAAATGATTCTTCCTTATTTAGAGGAAGATGAAGAAGGAATGGGAGCCGCTGTATCCATGGAACATATAGCTCCATGTATTGAGGGATCCATTATCGAAATTAAAGCAACAGCAGAGGAAGTATCGAATAATAAGGTCTTAACGAAAGTAGAGACGAAAAATTCAACAGGTTTAATTGGCACTGGAAAGGTCAAGCAGGTGATTTTGAAAAAAGAGAAAATAAGCCGTTTAATTAGCTCTACAACTGTGTAA
- a CDS encoding ABC transporter ATP-binding protein has translation MLHLNNIFKVFNEGTPDEKIALNHVDLKLEPGDFVTVIGSNGAGKSTLMNMISGVLTPDIGSVYIDQEEVTRLSEYKRAKLIGRVFQDPMAGTAPSMTIEENLAMAYSRNKMRTLRKGVTKKRRVFFKEVLENLHLGLEDRLNAKVGMLSGGERQALSLLMATFTEPSILLLDEHTAALDPSRAELITNLTKEIVEKYGLTTLMVTHNMQQAIDLGNRLIMMDKGQIILQVDEKEKEHLTVEGLLQEFQRIRGNKLASDRAILS, from the coding sequence GTGTTACACTTAAATAATATTTTTAAAGTTTTTAATGAGGGGACACCTGATGAAAAAATAGCCCTTAACCATGTTGACTTAAAGCTTGAGCCAGGCGACTTTGTCACGGTGATCGGAAGTAACGGAGCAGGGAAATCGACATTGATGAATATGATATCAGGGGTGCTGACGCCTGATATCGGAAGCGTATATATTGATCAGGAAGAGGTAACGAGGTTATCTGAATATAAACGAGCGAAGTTAATCGGACGAGTCTTTCAAGACCCGATGGCTGGAACAGCACCATCTATGACAATAGAAGAAAACTTAGCGATGGCCTATTCTCGAAATAAAATGAGAACGTTGAGGAAAGGTGTTACGAAAAAGAGGAGAGTATTTTTTAAAGAAGTGTTAGAAAACTTGCATTTAGGGCTAGAGGATCGCTTAAATGCAAAGGTTGGTATGCTCTCAGGTGGCGAGCGTCAGGCACTATCACTTTTAATGGCGACGTTTACTGAACCTTCTATTCTGTTGCTCGATGAACATACGGCGGCACTTGATCCATCAAGAGCCGAGCTCATAACGAATTTGACAAAGGAAATTGTTGAAAAGTATGGGCTAACAACATTGATGGTGACGCATAATATGCAGCAGGCAATCGATTTAGGGAACCGCTTAATTATGATGGATAAGGGACAAATTATTTTACAAGTGGATGAAAAGGAGAAGGAGCACTTAACAGTGGAAGGCTTACTTCAAGAATTTCAACGTATTCGTGGAAATAAGCTTGCAAGTGACCGTGCGATTTTATCGTAA
- a CDS encoding acetyl-CoA C-acyltransferase: MNEVVIVDAVRTPIGRYKGALKHIRPDDLGAIVIRALLERNRTVPLKQIEEVVLGNANGAGEDNRNVARMSALLANLPVDVAGTTINRLCGSGLDAVNYAARAIIAGEGDIFIAGGTESMTRAPYVMAKPDSEFPRGNSELFDTTIGWRFVNDTLDEMYGTDSMPQTAENVAKQYQISREEQDDFAFSSQQKAFKAMSGNRLENEIVPVKYLDKKGNEVIVDTDEHPRPMTKLEKLANLKPLLSAGTVTAGNASGINDGASALLLMSKRKAEELGVTPLAQYVTSATAGLEPNIMGLGPIYATRKALKRASLSVKDLGLIELNEAFASQSIACIKELDIPVDRVNVNGGAIAFGHPLGASGARILTTLIHEMKKREVDYGLATMCVGVGQGIATIVKNIP, from the coding sequence ATGAATGAGGTTGTGATTGTTGATGCAGTTCGTACTCCGATTGGGCGATACAAAGGAGCACTAAAGCATATTCGACCGGATGATTTAGGAGCAATCGTCATAAGGGCCCTTTTAGAACGTAATCGTACGGTTCCACTAAAGCAGATTGAAGAGGTAGTACTCGGCAATGCGAACGGAGCAGGAGAAGATAATCGTAACGTTGCCAGAATGTCTGCTTTATTAGCAAACCTTCCTGTGGACGTAGCTGGTACGACGATTAACCGTCTTTGTGGATCGGGCTTAGATGCTGTAAACTACGCTGCTCGTGCTATTATCGCTGGAGAGGGCGATATTTTTATTGCTGGCGGTACGGAGAGTATGACAAGAGCTCCATATGTAATGGCGAAGCCGGACAGTGAATTTCCTCGTGGAAATTCCGAACTGTTTGACACGACAATTGGTTGGCGGTTTGTAAATGATACATTGGATGAAATGTATGGGACGGATAGTATGCCGCAGACAGCAGAAAATGTGGCAAAGCAATATCAAATTTCTCGTGAAGAACAAGACGACTTTGCCTTTAGTAGTCAGCAAAAAGCTTTTAAAGCCATGAGTGGAAACCGATTGGAGAATGAAATTGTTCCAGTGAAATATTTAGATAAAAAAGGAAATGAAGTAATAGTAGATACAGACGAGCATCCGCGACCAATGACAAAGTTGGAAAAACTAGCAAACTTAAAACCGCTACTTTCAGCGGGGACAGTGACGGCGGGAAATGCTTCAGGAATTAATGACGGTGCTTCTGCTTTACTTCTAATGAGCAAACGGAAAGCAGAGGAGCTTGGTGTGACCCCTCTTGCCCAATATGTCACCTCAGCAACTGCCGGATTAGAACCTAACATTATGGGTCTAGGTCCTATTTACGCAACGAGAAAAGCGTTAAAAAGGGCTTCGTTGTCTGTTAAAGATTTAGGATTAATAGAATTAAATGAAGCATTTGCTTCACAGTCTATCGCTTGTATAAAGGAACTAGATATCCCTGTTGATAGAGTCAACGTAAACGGAGGAGCAATCGCATTTGGTCACCCTCTAGGGGCTAGTGGTGCTAGAATATTAACAACATTAATACATGAAATGAAAAAACGAGAGGTCGACTATGGACTTGCTACGATGTGTGTAGGAGTAGGACAAGGAATCGCAACCATTGTGAAAAATATACCGTAA
- the paaX gene encoding phenylacetic acid degradation operon negative regulatory protein PaaX has translation MNTRSMIFTLYGDYIRNYGNKIWIGSLIRLLKEFGHNDQAVRAAISRMNKQGWVQAEKQGNKSYYSLTERGIKRMEEAAKRIFKLKPEKWDGEWRIFMYTIPEEIRSIRDELRKELIWSGFGSFSNSFWLSPNNLEKQVEDLIEKYNIQPYVDFFVADYKGPHANKSLVEKSWDLDDINTRYEEFIHFYSDQHMMAKQKIMDGNMTDAECFVERTKLVHEYRKFLFVDPGLPQELLPEKWLGGQAATLFSQYYKELALPSSRFFEAVFREGNEMEGKDQAYNVLDHPLILE, from the coding sequence ATGAACACGAGGTCGATGATTTTTACACTATATGGTGATTATATACGTAACTACGGAAACAAGATTTGGATTGGTAGTTTAATTCGTTTATTAAAGGAGTTTGGCCATAACGACCAAGCTGTAAGAGCAGCCATTTCAAGAATGAATAAGCAAGGTTGGGTACAAGCCGAGAAGCAGGGGAATAAAAGCTATTATTCATTAACGGAACGTGGAATAAAGCGGATGGAAGAAGCTGCAAAGCGGATTTTTAAATTAAAGCCTGAAAAGTGGGACGGGGAATGGCGAATCTTCATGTATACAATTCCGGAAGAAATTAGAAGTATTCGAGATGAGCTTAGAAAGGAACTTATTTGGAGTGGGTTTGGCTCCTTTTCTAATAGCTTTTGGCTATCTCCTAACAATTTAGAAAAACAAGTGGAAGATCTAATAGAAAAGTACAATATTCAGCCGTATGTTGACTTTTTTGTAGCTGATTACAAGGGACCCCATGCAAATAAAAGCTTAGTCGAAAAAAGCTGGGATTTAGACGATATTAATACTCGATACGAGGAGTTTATTCACTTTTATAGTGATCAACATATGATGGCTAAACAGAAAATAATGGATGGAAATATGACCGATGCAGAATGTTTTGTAGAGAGAACGAAGTTAGTCCATGAATATCGGAAGTTTCTATTTGTCGACCCAGGCCTTCCTCAAGAACTTCTTCCTGAGAAATGGCTGGGTGGGCAGGCAGCTACATTATTTAGCCAGTATTATAAAGAACTAGCGCTTCCTTCTTCACGCTTTTTCGAAGCTGTGTTTCGGGAAGGGAATGAAATGGAAGGAAAGGATCAGGCATATAATGTGTTAGATCACCCATTAATATTAGAATGA
- a CDS encoding aldehyde dehydrogenase family protein — translation MTQVKEARFETLEMKRQHYSMIINGERVDGAETFTTYNPATGEKIATVAKATIEDAEKAILAARQSFDYGKWKKSPINKRSRVLNKIAGIMRARFNELVELEILDSGKSLSAAQGQVMQAIEDFEFYAGAIVGHRGNVNNVPGQFQNVAEKEPVGVCAQIIPWNYPLMMAAWKIAPAIATGCSIVVKPATLTPLTAIVLGEICIEAGVPEGVVNILPGAGSSVGNYLVEHEKVDKVAFTGSTPIGKNIMEKASQTLKRVTLELGGKSPNIVFEDADIDAAVDGSLFGIFYNTGQSCEARSRLYIHESIYETFMEKFVEKTKKLQLGDPFNKTTHIGAVISEEQLKVIDGYVQSAKEEGATIVTGGKVAEIEGFEAGYWYEPTVITNVHHDMKVVKEEIFGPVVVVMPFKDEKEAVKLANDSEYGLGSALWTKDYARATRVSKQIEAGIVMVNCPFSAFPGTPFGGYKQSGFGRELCIETLDLYTETKSIISYFGSRPLNPFGL, via the coding sequence TGTTGCAAAGGCAACGATTGAGGATGCAGAGAAGGCAATTCTTGCAGCGCGCCAATCGTTTGATTATGGTAAGTGGAAAAAATCTCCTATCAATAAACGCTCTCGCGTATTAAATAAAATTGCTGGCATCATGAGAGCTCGATTCAATGAGTTGGTAGAATTAGAAATCCTTGATAGCGGAAAAAGTCTGTCTGCTGCACAAGGTCAAGTTATGCAAGCGATTGAAGATTTTGAATTTTATGCAGGGGCGATTGTTGGACATCGTGGCAATGTAAACAATGTACCTGGGCAATTTCAAAATGTTGCTGAAAAGGAGCCAGTTGGTGTATGTGCCCAAATCATTCCTTGGAATTATCCACTTATGATGGCAGCGTGGAAAATTGCTCCTGCCATTGCTACTGGCTGCTCTATCGTTGTAAAACCGGCTACATTAACTCCATTAACAGCGATCGTACTAGGAGAGATATGCATTGAAGCCGGTGTACCGGAAGGGGTAGTGAACATTCTTCCAGGGGCAGGGTCTTCGGTTGGGAACTACTTAGTAGAGCATGAAAAGGTAGATAAAGTAGCGTTTACAGGCTCAACACCAATTGGAAAAAATATTATGGAAAAAGCATCTCAGACACTTAAACGAGTGACGTTAGAACTTGGTGGGAAGTCACCAAATATTGTGTTTGAGGATGCGGATATTGATGCTGCTGTTGATGGGTCCTTATTTGGTATTTTTTATAATACGGGGCAATCCTGTGAAGCTCGTTCACGATTATATATTCATGAAAGTATTTACGAAACCTTTATGGAGAAGTTTGTAGAAAAAACAAAAAAACTTCAATTAGGTGATCCATTCAATAAAACCACACATATAGGTGCTGTTATTAGTGAAGAACAATTAAAGGTCATTGATGGATATGTACAGTCAGCCAAAGAAGAAGGCGCAACCATTGTTACTGGTGGAAAAGTGGCTGAAATTGAAGGGTTCGAAGCTGGATATTGGTATGAACCGACCGTCATTACAAATGTTCATCATGACATGAAGGTCGTAAAAGAAGAGATATTTGGACCTGTTGTGGTAGTTATGCCGTTTAAGGATGAAAAGGAAGCTGTTAAGCTAGCAAATGATAGTGAATACGGGTTAGGATCGGCTCTTTGGACAAAGGACTATGCAAGAGCAACCAGAGTATCTAAACAAATTGAGGCAGGAATTGTAATGGTGAATTGTCCATTTTCAGCCTTCCCAGGTACACCGTTCGGTGGTTATAAACAGTCTGGATTTGGGCGAGAGTTGTGTATTGAAACGCTAGATTTGTATACGGAGACGAAGAGTATCATTTCCTATTTTGGCAGTCGTCCATTAAACCCATTTGGACTCTAA
- a CDS encoding M4 family metallopeptidase, giving the protein MKKRKKIVTTVLASSLALGTFVAPSVNDVLAKSSNQLEKVNWNEKVKTPEFISGKLTEPSDKNSEEILFGYIDSKKDLFKINGSSKNAFVIKEKKKDDLGYTFLRLQQVYKGTPVFGATLTAHIDQDGVLTALSGTALPELDKKNSLKKEQKITKKEALAIAEESLVASLPDAPDFEKKPQAELVIFTDGETANYAYAINFLYFSPELGNVDYFVDAASGEVIAKHSNIHTAGDAIGTGTGVLGDQKSLNTYFDGSSYSLIDYTRGNGIFTYDAANKINERNYVTKLPGTLWSDADNQFNASYDSAAVDAHYYAGVTYDYYKDVFGRDSYDDNNAEIISTVHFGRNYNNAAWVGTQMIYGDGDGREFVALSGSLDVVGHELTHAVTDFSANLIYQNESGAINESMSDVFGTLVEFHEGIDPDWDMGEDIYTPGVANDALRSMADPAKYGDPDHYDDRYTGTLDNGGVHINSGIANKAAYLISEGGTHFGTTVTGIGKDKLGQIYYRALTQYLTESSTFSQLRSSLIQSATDLYGANGPEVAAVSASFDAVGVN; this is encoded by the coding sequence ATGAAAAAGAGAAAAAAGATAGTTACCACTGTATTGGCAAGTTCATTGGCGTTAGGTACTTTTGTTGCCCCTTCTGTGAACGATGTACTAGCGAAGTCTAGTAATCAATTAGAAAAGGTAAATTGGAATGAAAAGGTGAAAACACCGGAATTTATTTCCGGGAAATTAACAGAACCTTCAGATAAAAATTCAGAAGAAATTTTATTTGGGTATATTGATAGTAAAAAAGATTTGTTTAAGATTAATGGTTCATCTAAAAATGCGTTTGTCATTAAAGAAAAAAAGAAGGATGATCTTGGTTATACATTTCTTCGATTACAACAAGTATATAAAGGAACACCAGTATTTGGGGCTACTCTGACAGCACATATTGATCAAGATGGTGTCTTGACGGCACTTTCAGGTACGGCTTTACCTGAGCTTGATAAAAAGAATTCCTTAAAGAAAGAACAAAAAATAACGAAAAAAGAAGCATTGGCGATTGCTGAAGAAAGTCTAGTAGCATCCCTACCAGATGCACCTGACTTTGAAAAAAAACCACAGGCAGAATTAGTCATCTTCACAGATGGGGAGACTGCTAACTATGCATATGCCATCAATTTTCTTTATTTTTCCCCAGAACTAGGTAACGTAGATTATTTTGTAGATGCCGCGTCTGGTGAAGTGATAGCAAAACATAGCAATATTCATACAGCAGGAGATGCTATCGGTACTGGTACGGGTGTCTTAGGCGATCAAAAGTCATTAAATACTTACTTTGATGGTTCCTCCTATTCATTAATTGATTATACACGTGGGAACGGAATCTTTACCTATGATGCAGCAAATAAAATAAATGAAAGAAACTATGTGACTAAATTACCTGGAACACTTTGGTCAGATGCTGATAATCAATTCAATGCAAGCTATGATAGTGCTGCAGTTGATGCACATTATTACGCAGGAGTGACTTATGATTATTATAAAGATGTCTTTGGAAGAGACAGCTATGATGACAATAATGCTGAAATAATATCAACCGTGCATTTCGGAAGAAATTATAATAACGCAGCATGGGTGGGCACTCAAATGATTTATGGAGATGGTGATGGAAGAGAGTTTGTGGCGCTATCAGGTTCTCTTGACGTAGTAGGTCATGAATTAACACATGCGGTGACCGATTTTAGTGCTAATCTAATCTATCAAAATGAGTCCGGTGCAATCAATGAATCTATGTCAGATGTATTTGGTACGTTAGTAGAATTCCACGAAGGGATTGACCCCGATTGGGACATGGGAGAAGACATTTATACTCCTGGGGTAGCGAATGATGCACTTCGCTCAATGGCAGACCCTGCAAAATATGGAGACCCGGATCATTATGATGATCGATATACAGGTACGCTAGATAATGGTGGTGTGCATATTAACAGTGGTATTGCTAATAAGGCAGCATATTTAATTAGCGAAGGTGGTACGCACTTTGGAACTACTGTTACAGGTATAGGAAAGGATAAGCTAGGTCAAATTTATTATCGTGCATTGACACAATATTTAACGGAATCATCTACGTTTAGCCAGTTGCGTTCTTCATTAATTCAATCAGCTACTGATTTATATGGAGCTAATGGTCCAGAAGTAGCGGCAGTATCAGCTTCATTTGATGCGGTTGGTGTTAATTAA
- a CDS encoding NAD(P)H-dependent flavin oxidoreductase, which translates to MNRLIELLQIEHPIIQGGMGNISSSRLAAAVSNAGGLGAIGTGTLPPNEVEQIIKELKSLTEKPFAVNIAISVTPYLKELLSLIMKYEVPVVSLSAGNPSPIIPILKQAGIKVICVVASTKQARKAEKAGADILVAEGYEAAGINSHLETTTLALIPQIVEAVQVPVVAAGGIGDGRGLAAMLSLGACGVQMGTRFIATKEAPFHEHYKNSILNADDNSTVIVGRSVGRVRRVLKTPYSEMLLKKEKDGVTSDEFNNKTSEDYHRIGAVDGNLEEGFINSGQIAGLINDLPQVSDLLIEMVNDAKTELQKAYSFL; encoded by the coding sequence GTGAATAGATTAATAGAACTTCTACAAATTGAGCATCCTATTATTCAAGGGGGAATGGGGAATATAAGCTCTAGTCGTTTAGCAGCAGCTGTTTCGAATGCCGGTGGGCTTGGAGCTATAGGGACAGGTACGTTACCCCCTAATGAAGTTGAGCAAATAATAAAAGAATTAAAATCGTTAACAGAGAAGCCTTTTGCAGTAAATATAGCGATATCTGTTACACCTTATCTGAAGGAATTACTTTCTTTAATAATGAAATATGAGGTACCTGTCGTCTCTCTATCGGCAGGTAATCCATCGCCAATAATTCCTATTTTAAAGCAGGCGGGTATAAAAGTGATCTGTGTAGTTGCTTCGACAAAACAAGCTAGAAAAGCGGAAAAGGCTGGAGCGGATATTCTCGTTGCAGAAGGTTATGAAGCTGCGGGAATAAATTCTCATCTTGAAACAACCACATTGGCACTTATTCCACAAATAGTGGAAGCAGTTCAAGTCCCTGTTGTGGCCGCCGGTGGAATTGGAGATGGAAGAGGGCTGGCGGCGATGCTTTCCTTAGGCGCATGCGGTGTCCAAATGGGAACACGATTTATCGCAACGAAAGAAGCACCCTTCCACGAACACTACAAAAATAGTATTTTAAATGCTGATGATAATAGTACGGTCATTGTAGGTAGAAGCGTTGGTAGAGTGAGAAGAGTGTTAAAAACACCATACAGTGAAATGCTTCTTAAAAAAGAAAAAGATGGAGTAACAAGTGATGAGTTCAATAATAAGACGTCAGAGGATTATCATCGAATAGGGGCAGTGGATGGGAATTTAGAAGAGGGGTTTATTAACAGTGGGCAAATTGCAGGGCTAATAAATGACCTACCACAGGTCAGTGATTTATTAATAGAGATGGTGAACGACGCAAAAACAGAATTGCAAAAGGCTTACAGTTTTTTATGA
- a CDS encoding ABC transporter substrate-binding protein, with translation MKKVSIIATMMFVTAMLILSGCGSSESNGNGKEDEMIVIGVTQIVEHPSLDAAFEGFKEALEENGYKEGDNIEYDVQNAQNDPNNNSTIAKKFVGDKVDMIFANSTPSAQSVLNATKDIPIVFTSVTDPVGAELVAALDQPGENITGTTDTHPEAISKTVSFMVNEIGAKKIGVVYNSGEQNSSVQVKEVKKIVEENGGELIEVSVAQSAEVKQAVDSLVGRVDAIYMPTDNTVVSALDSLIAVANDKDIPLFAGELDSMKRGAFAASGFNYKDLGYQTGLMAVELLNGDKKPSELEVGYPESFELVVNKEAAKEQGIEMDDSWEVEVFEGE, from the coding sequence ATGAAAAAGGTATCTATTATAGCGACAATGATGTTTGTAACAGCTATGCTCATTTTATCAGGGTGTGGTAGCAGTGAGAGTAACGGAAACGGAAAAGAGGATGAAATGATCGTGATTGGGGTAACACAGATTGTTGAGCATCCGTCATTAGATGCTGCCTTTGAGGGGTTTAAAGAAGCACTTGAAGAAAACGGTTACAAAGAAGGAGATAATATTGAGTATGATGTCCAAAACGCACAGAATGATCCAAATAACAATTCGACTATAGCCAAAAAATTTGTTGGTGATAAGGTGGATATGATTTTTGCAAATTCTACGCCGAGTGCACAAAGTGTCCTTAATGCAACGAAGGATATTCCAATTGTCTTTACGTCAGTAACCGATCCAGTGGGAGCTGAGCTTGTTGCAGCACTTGATCAACCTGGTGAAAATATAACAGGGACAACGGATACACATCCTGAAGCTATTTCAAAGACAGTATCGTTTATGGTAAATGAAATTGGGGCAAAAAAGATTGGAGTTGTTTACAATTCTGGTGAACAGAACTCTTCTGTACAAGTGAAAGAAGTGAAAAAAATAGTAGAAGAAAATGGCGGAGAGCTTATTGAGGTTTCAGTTGCGCAATCAGCCGAGGTGAAGCAAGCGGTGGATTCGCTTGTAGGACGAGTAGATGCTATTTATATGCCGACAGATAATACCGTTGTTTCTGCATTAGACTCGTTAATAGCAGTTGCTAATGATAAAGATATTCCTTTATTTGCAGGAGAGCTGGATTCAATGAAACGGGGTGCTTTTGCTGCTAGTGGGTTTAATTACAAGGATTTAGGTTATCAAACAGGTTTAATGGCCGTTGAATTATTAAATGGAGATAAGAAGCCATCCGAACTCGAAGTAGGGTATCCTGAAAGCTTTGAGCTTGTAGTGAACAAAGAAGCTGCAAAAGAACAAGGAATTGAAATGGATGATTCCTGGGAAGTAGAAGTTTTTGAAGGCGAATAA